In one Leptospira fletcheri genomic region, the following are encoded:
- a CDS encoding rhomboid family intramembrane serine protease translates to MAYYSSGFGIEVTPVVRRLLFLNVGVFVLEFILKLASSGTLGLFLGIFGLVPEFVLHKFFVWQVLTYAFLHDPNSIFHILFNMLSLWMFGSTLEAYWGSRNFLKFYLVSCIGGGILPLVAHSLGFAQGTIVGASGGLYGLLIAFALIWPNRELYYFAIFPIKAKYFVLILLVLIGFTSSSSGVAVTAHAGGALFGALYFFYNNKLKYKFNFGLPSFSLSRWLQKRKMKRWQEEMVSREKAKDEVDRLLEKISRDGMNSLSRKEKKFLKEASSKYYHPDE, encoded by the coding sequence ATGGCATACTACTCCAGTGGATTCGGCATAGAAGTGACTCCCGTCGTTCGAAGACTTCTCTTCTTGAATGTGGGAGTTTTTGTTTTGGAATTTATTCTGAAACTGGCCTCTTCCGGGACTCTCGGGCTTTTTCTGGGAATCTTCGGACTCGTCCCGGAATTCGTTCTCCACAAGTTCTTCGTGTGGCAGGTCCTCACATACGCCTTTCTCCATGATCCGAATTCCATCTTTCACATTCTTTTCAACATGCTTTCCCTTTGGATGTTCGGCTCCACCTTGGAAGCGTACTGGGGAAGCAGGAATTTTTTGAAATTCTATCTGGTATCCTGCATAGGCGGAGGAATACTCCCCTTAGTGGCGCATAGCCTAGGATTTGCCCAAGGAACCATCGTCGGAGCTTCGGGCGGACTCTACGGACTCCTCATCGCCTTTGCGCTGATTTGGCCGAATCGGGAACTTTATTATTTCGCGATTTTTCCGATCAAAGCGAAGTATTTCGTCCTCATCCTTTTAGTTTTGATCGGGTTTACCTCTTCCTCCAGCGGAGTGGCCGTGACCGCACACGCAGGGGGCGCCCTCTTCGGAGCTCTGTATTTCTTTTACAATAATAAACTGAAATACAAATTCAATTTCGGACTTCCTTCCTTTTCCCTTTCGCGCTGGCTGCAAAAAAGAAAAATGAAGCGATGGCAGGAGGAAATGGTCAGCCGGGAAAAGGCCAAGGACGAAGTGGACCGACTCTTGGAAAAGATTTCGAGGGACGGAATGAACTCCTTGAGCAGAAAGGAAAAAAAATTCCTGAAAGAGGCTTCCTCCAAGTACTACCATCCCGATGAATGA
- a CDS encoding lipoate--protein ligase family protein, giving the protein MNDPFSPGRDTFYFDQTSLRTPHFNLALEEALALRLVAEGYLGGIRFWENPRSIVIGLSEDPIRTAGQKNLDTFFGFAERFPLSKKPKTGSPPYVARRASGGGTVVHEPGWNLNFSLFVSIREKPELFPVGNSYSILLGIACRALSSQGIESKAMGKSDLATETSEAWKKISGNAQFRKKECIVQHGTLILNPRLISLVSDLLPHPPEEPEYREGRTHRDFVTSLPPEFSPAKFKKDLSLLFADYLGVEKIGTRTGRPFRKSVLLETNRLFREKYASKEFITGER; this is encoded by the coding sequence ATGAATGACCCTTTCTCTCCGGGCAGGGACACGTTTTATTTCGACCAGACTTCCCTCCGAACCCCGCATTTCAATTTGGCTCTGGAAGAAGCGTTGGCCTTACGGTTGGTCGCGGAAGGATACCTCGGTGGGATCCGTTTTTGGGAAAATCCCAGATCCATCGTGATCGGACTTTCGGAAGATCCGATTCGTACTGCGGGTCAGAAAAACCTGGATACTTTTTTCGGATTCGCCGAACGCTTTCCCCTTTCCAAAAAACCGAAGACCGGATCTCCGCCGTATGTGGCAAGAAGAGCCAGTGGAGGAGGAACAGTGGTACACGAGCCCGGCTGGAACCTGAACTTCAGCCTCTTCGTTTCGATCCGGGAAAAACCGGAGCTCTTTCCTGTGGGAAATTCCTATTCCATTCTATTAGGAATCGCTTGCCGTGCCTTATCTTCCCAAGGCATAGAAAGCAAGGCGATGGGAAAATCGGATCTCGCGACGGAAACCTCCGAGGCCTGGAAAAAAATCTCCGGAAACGCCCAGTTTCGAAAAAAGGAATGCATCGTGCAGCACGGCACTCTGATTCTAAATCCGAGATTGATCTCTCTCGTATCGGATCTTCTTCCGCACCCTCCCGAAGAACCCGAATACCGGGAAGGACGGACCCACAGGGATTTCGTGACCTCTCTTCCTCCCGAATTCTCTCCGGCAAAATTCAAGAAGGACCTTTCCCTTTTATTTGCGGATTATCTGGGGGTGGAAAAGATCGGTACTAGGACGGGCAGACCCTTTCGCAAAAGCGTGCTTCTCGAAACGAATCGATTGTTTCGGGAAAAATACGCCTCCAAAGAATTCATTACTGGCGAACGTTAG
- a CDS encoding MBL fold metallo-hydrolase produces the protein MEIRLYGVRGSIPSPMGTPEYREKILTILKMAESSGGRAFSSSASWLDSLPGYLRGVTGGNTTCLSVRSSEGALVLIDMGTGARILGDEMIQEEFGKGKGECSVFFTHTHWDHIQGIPFFKPLYIPGNKFLLYSSLRDFKDRLESQQDPRFFPVSFDRFSNQCDFRLLSRGEAVRIGGMKVEWLPLKHPGGSTAYKFTEGGKSFIFATDAEYTGEDLPLISEQKPFFQGADLLIMDSQYTLDESFQKFDWGHTSYTMAVNCAAGWEVKTLALTHHEPAYSDEILGIILDDAKTHAENLGAKDLNIVLASEGLKFELV, from the coding sequence GTGGAAATTCGTCTGTACGGCGTTCGGGGTTCCATCCCTTCCCCCATGGGAACGCCCGAATATAGGGAAAAGATTTTGACGATTTTGAAGATGGCTGAGTCTTCGGGAGGCAGAGCTTTTTCTTCTTCAGCGAGCTGGCTGGACTCTCTTCCCGGATATTTGAGAGGTGTGACGGGGGGAAATACCACTTGTTTGAGCGTCCGTTCCTCGGAAGGCGCTCTGGTACTGATCGATATGGGAACCGGCGCCAGGATTCTGGGCGATGAAATGATCCAGGAGGAATTCGGTAAGGGGAAGGGGGAATGCTCCGTATTTTTTACCCACACTCATTGGGATCATATCCAAGGGATTCCGTTTTTTAAACCCCTATACATTCCAGGAAATAAGTTTCTTCTCTATTCTTCCTTACGGGATTTCAAGGATCGGCTGGAGTCCCAGCAGGATCCCAGGTTTTTTCCCGTTTCCTTCGACCGATTTTCGAACCAATGCGATTTCCGCCTTCTTTCCAGAGGAGAAGCGGTACGGATCGGAGGCATGAAAGTGGAATGGCTTCCTCTCAAGCATCCGGGAGGTTCGACCGCTTACAAATTTACCGAGGGCGGCAAGAGTTTCATCTTCGCCACCGACGCCGAATATACCGGCGAGGATTTGCCTTTGATTTCGGAACAAAAGCCTTTCTTTCAGGGAGCCGATCTTCTCATCATGGATTCCCAGTATACCCTGGACGAATCGTTCCAGAAATTCGATTGGGGCCATACTTCCTACACGATGGCGGTCAATTGTGCGGCAGGTTGGGAGGTCAAAACTCTGGCTCTAACCCACCACGAACCTGCCTATTCCGATGAAATTTTAGGCATCATCTTGGATGACGCAAAAACCCATGCTGAGAATCTTGGCGCTAAGGACCTGAACATCGTCCTAGCCTCGGAAGGACTGAAATTCGAACTCGTATGA
- a CDS encoding LytR/AlgR family response regulator transcription factor — MTSPKYKVLVIEDEVPARDLLRKYLEDWEDCEVGGIARTGIQALDLLKKGEFDLVFLDINLPEKTGLQLLEEMGDPIPVLIFTTAYREHMLRAFEVGACDYLLKPYTKERFDACMSRALEQLKLRSLSKLATPGNPDPVLVFREKGLVHRILSSDVFYLTANGKHSILHTKNGDFETPKLLGDFEKELPGEEFLRIHRKYIVNKSYVAATRSQPGGAYSLFLKNEDETNLPVGREFTDGIRKLFKK, encoded by the coding sequence ATGACGTCGCCCAAATACAAAGTACTCGTGATCGAGGACGAAGTTCCTGCGAGAGACCTGCTCCGAAAATATCTGGAAGATTGGGAAGATTGCGAGGTGGGAGGAATCGCTCGGACGGGGATCCAGGCTTTGGATCTGCTGAAAAAGGGAGAATTCGATCTTGTTTTTTTGGACATCAATCTACCCGAAAAGACCGGATTGCAATTGCTGGAGGAGATGGGAGATCCGATTCCCGTTCTGATTTTTACCACCGCTTATCGCGAACACATGCTACGTGCCTTCGAAGTCGGTGCGTGCGACTATCTTCTGAAGCCCTATACCAAGGAACGATTCGACGCTTGCATGAGCCGTGCACTGGAGCAGCTCAAACTGCGTTCCCTGTCCAAGCTCGCAACTCCGGGAAATCCCGATCCGGTGTTGGTCTTCCGGGAAAAGGGACTCGTGCATCGAATTCTCTCTTCGGACGTTTTCTATCTGACCGCCAACGGAAAACACTCCATCCTTCATACGAAGAACGGGGATTTCGAGACCCCTAAGTTGTTGGGAGATTTCGAGAAGGAACTGCCCGGGGAGGAATTTCTACGCATTCATAGAAAGTATATCGTGAACAAGAGTTACGTCGCAGCTACGAGATCCCAGCCGGGCGGGGCATATTCCCTTTTTTTAAAGAACGAAGATGAGACGAACCTGCCGGTGGGTCGGGAATTCACCGACGGAATCAGGAAATTGTTTAAGAAATAA
- the glyA gene encoding serine hydroxymethyltransferase, with protein sequence MKYLPEQDPEIFKALQAEDKRQEENLEMIASENFVSRAVLEAYGSTLTNKYAEGYPGKRYYNGCVNADAVESVAIERAKKLFGAEYANVQPHSGAQANMAVFLATLEPGDSFLGMNLAHGGHLTHGSPVNISGRYYRPIPYGVDPKTETIDYDSIASLAKEHKPKLIVAGASAYPRTIDFAKFGEIAKSVGAKLMADIAHISGLVSTGNHPSPVGIFDYVTTTTHKTLRGPRGGLILSNSENEKVLNSRVFPGIQGGPLMHVIAAKAVAFGEALQPEYKTYIQTVMANAKVLAEVFVKRGFRVVSGGTDNHLVLLDVSVKGLTGTQAADGLDEIGVTVNKNAIPFDKNPPAVASGIRLGTPALTTRGLKPADMEKVGHLICDFLDHPEDSKNGEKVKGGIKEIAQQFPMDRFRLE encoded by the coding sequence ATGAAATATCTTCCAGAACAGGACCCAGAAATCTTTAAAGCGCTTCAGGCGGAAGACAAACGCCAGGAAGAAAACCTGGAAATGATCGCCTCCGAAAACTTCGTTTCCCGCGCCGTGCTGGAAGCGTACGGTTCCACTCTTACGAATAAGTATGCGGAAGGATATCCCGGCAAAAGATATTATAACGGATGCGTAAACGCGGACGCTGTGGAATCCGTCGCGATCGAAAGGGCAAAAAAACTCTTCGGAGCTGAATACGCGAACGTCCAACCCCATTCGGGAGCCCAGGCGAATATGGCCGTCTTCCTTGCCACTCTGGAACCGGGGGATTCCTTTTTAGGAATGAACCTGGCTCATGGAGGACATTTGACTCACGGCTCTCCCGTAAACATCAGCGGTAGGTATTACCGTCCTATTCCGTATGGAGTGGATCCGAAAACGGAAACCATCGACTACGATTCGATCGCGAGTCTTGCGAAAGAGCACAAACCGAAATTGATCGTAGCGGGAGCTTCCGCGTATCCCAGGACCATAGACTTCGCGAAATTCGGAGAGATTGCGAAGAGCGTAGGCGCCAAATTGATGGCGGACATCGCCCATATTTCAGGCCTGGTCTCCACCGGAAACCACCCTTCTCCCGTCGGAATTTTCGATTACGTAACGACCACCACTCATAAGACGCTTCGCGGTCCGAGAGGAGGTCTCATTCTTTCCAACTCGGAAAACGAAAAAGTGCTGAATTCCAGGGTTTTCCCCGGAATCCAAGGGGGCCCTCTCATGCATGTCATCGCGGCCAAAGCGGTGGCGTTCGGAGAAGCTCTCCAGCCGGAATACAAAACGTACATCCAAACCGTAATGGCAAATGCGAAAGTCCTGGCCGAAGTCTTTGTAAAACGGGGCTTCCGCGTAGTGAGCGGAGGAACGGACAATCACCTGGTCCTACTAGACGTTTCCGTCAAAGGACTGACCGGAACCCAAGCCGCAGACGGATTGGATGAGATCGGCGTCACCGTGAACAAAAACGCGATCCCTTTCGATAAAAATCCTCCGGCAGTGGCTTCCGGGATTCGTTTAGGAACTCCTGCGCTCACCACTCGCGGACTCAAGCCCGCCGACATGGAAAAAGTGGGACATCTGATCTGCGACTTTCTGGACCATCCGGAAGATTCCAAAAATGGGGAAAAAGTCAAAGGTGGAATCAAAGAAATCGCTCAGCAATTTCCGATGGATCGATTTAGATTGGAATAG